The sequence aagaggaggaagccattgCGATAGTTCTTGGTCATCCAGCCGTACAGCAGCGGGTTGGCGAAGGTCGAGCACATGGCCACCACATGGAAGATGGTGTAGAGCAGCTTGTACTCGGCGAAGTTGAAGATGCGCTTGTCCAGATCGCTGGCCAGCTGGAAGATGTGGAAGGGCAACCAGCACACCGcgaacaccaccaccaccatcaccagcaTCTTGGTGGTCTTCCTCCGCCGGTAATGGCTGTCGCTCCTGACGCAGGGGCTAATGTGGTTCTTCAGCTTGATCCATATTCTGATGTAGGCGTAGCTGATGATTCCCAAGGGCAGTGCGTACTGCAGGATGAACATCGAGACGCTGTAGATGGTTCCGTCCCGGGTATTGCCGCTGGGCCATTTCTCGGAGCACACCACGATCTGCAGGTCAATGGGCTGCAAGTCGACCATCTTGTATTCTCTGAAGATGGCCAATGGCCCGGCGAGGACTGCCGACACCAGCCAGGTGGTGGAGATGATGATGAAGCTGAACTTCCTGGAGATGCGACTGTCCAGGTGGAACACAATGCAGCGGTGTCGATCCAGGGCGATCACGGTTAGCGTCAGAGTGGACACGTGGACACTTAAGGCCTGGGCGTAAGGGACAAGGTGGCACAGCACCGCCCCCAGCTTCCATTCGCCCACAAGAGTATAAACCAGGGTGAACGGCAAGCAGAGTGTGTCCACCATGAGATCGGCCAAGGCTAGGTTGGCGATGAAGAAGTTGGTGACTGTTCGCATGGTTTTGTATTTCACGATCATGTAAATGACCAGGGAGTTTCCCACCAGCCCCAGGAGGATGATCAGAGCATACGCGGTGATCAGTGTGATCTGGACACTCAGCAGTTTGGTGCTCCCTGCCATGGACGTGATCACCTTGTCCCTGGCCTGACCCATGGTCATCGAGTGCCACCCTCTGGAAATGTTCCGGCTGCTTCCTTCTGCTATCTCTGTGCTATTGCCTGCGCTGCTCGGATGCATCGTGAGCTGTTCCGAGTGGGTCTGGTACCGCTCCCTGTAATGACAAACATATTGTGTGATG is a genomic window of Pristiophorus japonicus isolate sPriJap1 chromosome 4, sPriJap1.hap1, whole genome shotgun sequence containing:
- the LOC139261939 gene encoding neuropeptide Y receptor type 2-like; translation: MHPSSAGNSTEIAEGSSRNISRGWHSMTMGQARDKVITSMAGSTKLLSVQITLITAYALIILLGLVGNSLVIYMIVKYKTMRTVTNFFIANLALADLMVDTLCLPFTLVYTLVGEWKLGAVLCHLVPYAQALSVHVSTLTLTVIALDRHRCIVFHLDSRISRKFSFIIISTTWLVSAVLAGPLAIFREYKMVDLQPIDLQIVVCSEKWPSGNTRDGTIYSVSMFILQYALPLGIISYAYIRIWIKLKNHISPCVRSDSHYRRRKTTKMLVMVVVVFAVCWLPFHIFQLASDLDKRIFNFAEYKLLYTIFHVVAMCSTFANPLLYGWMTKNYRNGFLLFFRCGNKADSPNVETSVKARLHPFRAEAGNGSPGTHRDTHAHPPTDV